The Metamycoplasma canadense genomic interval AAGCCGCTGATATTATTGGCAATGTGGTTAAAGGAGCTAAAAAACCAAAAGTTAATAAAATTTTTTTAAGTTTTTTCATCTTTTTTCCTTCTTCTACTAATTTATTTAATTTTCAAATTTTTATTTTTTATAAAATAATTTTATTCTTTTTTTTTTTTTTTTTGAATTTAGCAAATTGGCAAAAACTAGTGTCAAAATTCAAAATAATTACATTTTTTTATTTCTCTAAAAGTAGAAAAAAAGTTATCTTTTAAACTCATAAATATAAAGCTAAATAGTTAAAAAAATTCTAAAAATAATTTTTCTTATTTTATTTTAGACAATTACAAGGTACAATAAACAAAAAAATAATATTAATAGATTAATTTTTTAAAAAAATTTAAACAATTTACAAACGATTGAGAACAGAGAAAGTTTAAAAATATACTACAAAAAATTGTTGAAAAAGGATATCCAAATCTAATGACGCTAACAGCATCAGTAAATGGAGAAGTGCTACGCAGATTAGATACAGGATACAATATAAGCGTTTCTGCAAAGAGTTTACAAAATTATGTAAGGGTATTAAAAAATGACTTTATCTTGCATCTTTCATCCTTTAGAAGTGGATTAGCATTTTCAGATTATGAAGGAATAACATCACCGGCATATCTTGTTTTAAGGGTATTTAGTAAAAATAATCATTTGCCAACCTATTGAAAATATTATTTTAGAACAGAAGGATTTATAGAATCATTAATACCATTTACATATGGATTAAGAGTTGGTAAAACCATAAATTTATATGAGCTAAATGAATCAATATTAGCTTATCCAACTTTAAATGAACAAACTAAAATTGCGAGTTTATTTGATAATCTCAACTCCCTTATCACCCTTCATCAGCGTAAGCTTGATAAGCTAAAAAACATAAAAAATCAACTTTTAGAAAGGATGTTTGCAGACGAAAAAAATCCAAAACCAGCTATCAGATTTAAACAATTTACAAACGATTGAGAACAGAAAAAGTTTGAAGATATATTTTTCAATATTAAAGAAAAAAATAATGGTACATTTGATATTAAAAAATATATTTCAGTAGCAACAAACACATTTAAAACTGATTTAAAAATTAATAATGTCAAAACTATTGCGGGTTATAGCATATTTAGGGTTGGTGATATAGCATACGAAGGGCATACTAACAAGGAGTTTCCATTTGGGAGATTTGTGCAAAATACTTTAAAAAATGGCATTATTTCTAATATTTTTACAGTTTTTAGACCTAAGATTGGTTTTTCATTAAATTTTTCAAAATATTGAGCAAATAATAATAATGTAATGCTAACTGC includes:
- a CDS encoding restriction endonuclease subunit S — encoded protein: MTLTASVNGEVLRRLDTGYNISVSAKSLQNYVRVLKNDFILHLSSFRSGLAFSDYEGITSPAYLVLRVFSKNNHLPTYWKYYFRTEGFIESLIPFTYGLRVGKTINLYELNESILAYPTLNEQTKIASLFDNLNSLITLHQRKLDKLKNIKNQLLERMFADEKNPKPAIRFKQFTNDWEQKKFEDIFFNIKEKNNGTFDIKKYISVATNTFKTDLKINNVKTIAGYSIFRVGDIAYEGHTNKEFPFGRFVQNTLKNGIISNIFTVFRPKIGFSLNFSKYWANNNNVMLTALKRSSKSGIMMNSLDIEIMNKEIIKLPDFEEQKRVGWLFSDLDTLITLHQCNNFLLFLV